The proteins below come from a single Drosophila miranda strain MSH22 chromosome Y unlocalized genomic scaffold, D.miranda_PacBio2.1 Contig_Y1_pilon, whole genome shotgun sequence genomic window:
- the LOC117189507 gene encoding actin-like protein 6B isoform X5 produces MNGGNMLYGGDEIGALVFDPGHHSLRVGYAQEDSPKAEIPSVVGIGASPTPDTNLDPDTKTDNNVTPNTSSSAPAPAPAPAYLFV; encoded by the exons ATGAATGGAGGCAACATGCTATATGGCGGCGACGAAATTGGAGCCTTAGTTTTCGATCCAGGGCACCATTCGTTGCGTGTGGGCTACGCGCAAGAGGATTCGCCGAAGGCTGAGATACCCTCTGTTGTCGGCATTGGAGCATCCCCAACTCCGGATACGAATCTTGATCCAGATACCAAAACTGACAACAATGTGACGCCCAACA CCTCCagttcagctccagctcctgctcccgctcccgcatatttgtttgtttag
- the LOC117189507 gene encoding actin-like protein 6B isoform X6 — translation MNGGNMLYGGDEIGALVFDPGHHSLRVGYAQEDSPKAEIPSVVGIGASPTPDTNLDPDTKTDNNVTPNIQLQLLLPLPHICLFSY, via the exons ATGAATGGAGGCAACATGCTATATGGCGGCGACGAAATTGGAGCCTTAGTTTTCGATCCAGGGCACCATTCGTTGCGTGTGGGCTACGCGCAAGAGGATTCGCCGAAGGCTGAGATACCCTCTGTTGTCGGCATTGGAGCATCCCCAACTCCGGATACGAATCTTGATCCAGATACCAAAACTGACAACAATGTGACGCCCAACA ttcagctccagctcctgctcccgctcccgcatatttgtttgtttagttACTAG
- the LOC117189510 gene encoding actin-related protein 4-like isoform X1, producing MNGGNMLYVGDEIGALVFDPGHHSLRVGYAQEDSPKAEIPSVVGIGASQTPDTNLDPDTKTDNNVTPNSLVRHYVLVIPPAASSSAPAPTPAPAYLFV from the exons ATGAATGGAGGCAACATGCTATATGTCGGCGACGAAATTGGAGCCTTAGTTTTCGATCCAGGGCACCATTCGTTGCGTGTGGGCTACGCGCAAGAGGATTCGCCGAAGGCTGAGATACCCTCTGTTGTCGGCATTGGAGCATCCCAAACTCCGGATACGAATCTTGATCCAGATACCAAAACTGACAACAATGTGACGCCCAACA GCCTTGTCCGCCACTACGTCCTCGTTATCCCGCCTGCAGCCTCCagttcagctccagctcctactcccgctcccgcatatttgtttgtttag
- the LOC117189507 gene encoding actin-related protein 4-like isoform X4, with translation MNGGNMLYGGDEIGALVFDPGHHSLRVGYAQEDSPKAEIPSVVGIGASPTPDTNLDPDTKTDNNVTPNSLVRHYVLVIPPAASSSAPAPAPAPAYLFV, from the exons ATGAATGGAGGCAACATGCTATATGGCGGCGACGAAATTGGAGCCTTAGTTTTCGATCCAGGGCACCATTCGTTGCGTGTGGGCTACGCGCAAGAGGATTCGCCGAAGGCTGAGATACCCTCTGTTGTCGGCATTGGAGCATCCCCAACTCCGGATACGAATCTTGATCCAGATACCAAAACTGACAACAATGTGACGCCCAACA GCCTTGTCCGCCACTACGTCCTCGTTATCCCGCCTGCAGCCTCCagttcagctccagctcctgctcccgctcccgcatatttgtttgtttag
- the LOC117189507 gene encoding actin-related protein 4-like isoform X1, with protein MNGGNMLYGGDEIGALVFDPGHHSLRVGYAQEDSPKAEIPSVVGIGASPTPDTNLDPDTKTDNNVTPNRFHMRPCPPLRPRYPACSLQFSSSSCSRSRIFVCLVTSLSSMRSKRNMKTNSD; from the exons ATGAATGGAGGCAACATGCTATATGGCGGCGACGAAATTGGAGCCTTAGTTTTCGATCCAGGGCACCATTCGTTGCGTGTGGGCTACGCGCAAGAGGATTCGCCGAAGGCTGAGATACCCTCTGTTGTCGGCATTGGAGCATCCCCAACTCCGGATACGAATCTTGATCCAGATACCAAAACTGACAACAATGTGACGCCCAACA GATTTCACATGAGGCCTTGTCCGCCACTACGTCCTCGTTATCCCGCCTGCAGCCTCCagttcagctccagctcctgctcccgctcccgcatatttgtttgtttagttACTAGTTTATCGAGCATGCGAAGCAAACGAAATATGAAAACCAATTCGGATTAA
- the LOC117189510 gene encoding actin-related protein 4-like isoform X2: MNGGNMLYVGDEIGALVFDPGHHSLRVGYAQEDSPKAEIPSVVGIGASQTPDTNLDPDTKTDNNVTPNSPLVVFRVLFRLRCFTIQKRILGYQLQQT, from the exons ATGAATGGAGGCAACATGCTATATGTCGGCGACGAAATTGGAGCCTTAGTTTTCGATCCAGGGCACCATTCGTTGCGTGTGGGCTACGCGCAAGAGGATTCGCCGAAGGCTGAGATACCCTCTGTTGTCGGCATTGGAGCATCCCAAACTCCGGATACGAATCTTGATCCAGATACCAAAACTGACAACAATGTGACGCCCAACA GCCCACTCGTCGTATTCCGAGTCCTGTTCCGGCTGCGCTGCTTTACTATACAGAAAAGGATACTTGGTTATCAGCTCCAGCAGACGTAA
- the LOC117189505 gene encoding uncharacterized protein LOC117189505 isoform X1 has protein sequence MADPKNEMGTEAGTAMDSESGRDSSVSPMEINISNTNCNSMIVLNDLRLLELITKYPFLYSKAAQPEQDSEYDEWAWNQISKEFNASYENLPLSAPFSPDELQWRWILLLPTMGTLSKAKGQIPFQLWSLVTEIERSLSTENLEPPRDLNMAQNFLLTQLPLVEAMTLNERRRLEVEFLDILFQHEVPLGPEEQATVKTEYDEFLRSVRVKELPISALAQLSLDGPQYKRVQPKIAHTFAIPGPRPKTNLAISSVSGGQDLINVPTATVFIPIQAFTSNVVGPINPAPDVSTPLDINVIGAKKEPVECPPSVSPPLDIKTEVEVALAAIELAIEMENVRENNPEEAQEKSPEKNRTPVEKPDDATLNPNPRYIPIKSAKYYTKKLLVRVKRIDQDEYLPLSSMAKRPKKRESMYIKCT, from the exons ATGGCTGATCCGAAAAACGAAATGGGTACCGAAGCTGGCACAGCAATGGACAGCGAAAGCGGTAGAGACTCCTCAGTCAGCCCAATGGAAATAAATATATCCAACACAAATTGCAATTCGATGATAGTTTTGAACGATTTACGTCTGCTGGAGCTGATAACCAAGTATCCTTTTCTGTATAGTAAAGCAGCGCAGCCGGAACAGGACTCGGAATACGACGAGTGGGCCTGGAATCAGATTTCGAAGGAGTTTAATGCCAGCTACGAGAACTTGCCGCTGAGTGCCCCCTTCTCGCCAGACGAGCTGCAGTGGCGTTGGATCTTGCTGCTACCGACCATGGGCACCCTTTCGAAGGCGAAGGGACAAATTCCCTTTCAACTGTGGTCCCTTGTGACGGAGATCGAACGCTCGCTAAGTACAGAAAATTTGGAACCACCCAGGGACTTGAATATGGCCCAGAACTTTCTACTCACTCAGCTGCCATTGGTGGAGGCCATGACGCTCAATGAGCGTCGGCGACTGGAAGTCGAGTTCCTCGATATCTTATTCCAACACGAAGTACCACTGGGTCCCGAAGAGCAGGCCACAGTCAAGACCGAATACGATGAATTCCTCAGATCTGTTCGGGTCAAGGAGCTGCCCATATCGGCTCTGGCACAACTCTCGCTTGATGGTCCTCAGTACAAACGAGTCCAACCAAAAATCGCACACACTTTTGCCATCCCAGGTCCCCGTCCCAAAACCAATCTGGCCATTAGCAGTGTGTCTGGTGGCCAGGATCTCATTAATGTCCCGACGGCGACTGTTTTCATACCGATTCAAGCTTTCACGAGCAATGTGGTTGGACCCATTAATCCCGCGCCGGACGTTTCGACACCGCTTGATATCAATGTGATTGGTGCCAAGAAGGAACCCGTTGAGTGCCCGCCGTCTGTTTCACCACCGCTGGACATTAAGACAGAGGTGGAGGTGGCCCTTGCGGCCATTGAGCTTGCCATTGAG ATGGAAAATGTACGGGAAAATAACCCAGAAGAGGCACAAGAGAAATCACCGGAGAAAAACCGCACTCCCGTGGAGAAGCCCGATGATGCCACTCTAAATCCTAATCCGCGGTATATACCGATCAAGAGCGCCAAGTACTACACAAAGAAGCTACTCGTTCGGGTGAAGCGCATTGATCAGGACGAGTATTTGCCGCTGTCCAGCATGGCAAAGCGCCCAAAGAAACGTGAATCCATGTACATCAAATGCACAtaa
- the LOC117189507 gene encoding actin-related protein 4-like isoform X2, with the protein MNGGNMLYGGDEIGALVFDPGHHSLRVGYAQEDSPKAEIPSVVGIGASPTPDTNLDPDTKTDNNVTPNISFHMISHEALSATTSSLSRLQPPVQLQLLLPLPHICLFSY; encoded by the exons ATGAATGGAGGCAACATGCTATATGGCGGCGACGAAATTGGAGCCTTAGTTTTCGATCCAGGGCACCATTCGTTGCGTGTGGGCTACGCGCAAGAGGATTCGCCGAAGGCTGAGATACCCTCTGTTGTCGGCATTGGAGCATCCCCAACTCCGGATACGAATCTTGATCCAGATACCAAAACTGACAACAATGTGACGCCCAACA TATCATTTCACATGATTTCACATGAGGCCTTGTCCGCCACTACGTCCTCGTTATCCCGCCTGCAGCCTCCagttcagctccagctcctgctcccgctcccgcatatttgtttgtttagttACTAG
- the LOC117189510 gene encoding actin-like protein 6B isoform X3: MNGGNMLYVGDEIGALVFDPGHHSLRVGYAQEDSPKAEIPSVVGIGASQTPDTNLDPDTKTDNNVTPNTSSSAPAPTPAPAYLFV, encoded by the exons ATGAATGGAGGCAACATGCTATATGTCGGCGACGAAATTGGAGCCTTAGTTTTCGATCCAGGGCACCATTCGTTGCGTGTGGGCTACGCGCAAGAGGATTCGCCGAAGGCTGAGATACCCTCTGTTGTCGGCATTGGAGCATCCCAAACTCCGGATACGAATCTTGATCCAGATACCAAAACTGACAACAATGTGACGCCCAACA CCTCCagttcagctccagctcctactcccgctcccgcatatttgtttgtttag
- the LOC117189507 gene encoding actin-related protein 4-like isoform X3, with protein MNGGNMLYGGDEIGALVFDPGHHSLRVGYAQEDSPKAEIPSVVGIGASPTPDTNLDPDTKTDNNVTPNRGLVRHYVLVIPPAASSSAPAPAPAPAYLFV; from the exons ATGAATGGAGGCAACATGCTATATGGCGGCGACGAAATTGGAGCCTTAGTTTTCGATCCAGGGCACCATTCGTTGCGTGTGGGCTACGCGCAAGAGGATTCGCCGAAGGCTGAGATACCCTCTGTTGTCGGCATTGGAGCATCCCCAACTCCGGATACGAATCTTGATCCAGATACCAAAACTGACAACAATGTGACGCCCAACA GAGGCCTTGTCCGCCACTACGTCCTCGTTATCCCGCCTGCAGCCTCCagttcagctccagctcctgctcccgctcccgcatatttgtttgtttag
- the LOC117189508 gene encoding actin-like protein 6B isoform X5 gives MNGGNMLYGGDEIGALVFDPGHHSLRVGYAQEDSPKAEIPSVVGIGASPTPDTNLDPDTKTDNNVTPNTSSSAPAPTPAPAYLFV, from the exons ATGAATGGAGGCAACATGCTATATGGCGGCGACGAAATTGGAGCCTTAGTTTTCGATCCAGGGCACCATTCGTTGCGTGTGGGCTACGCGCAAGAGGATTCGCCGAAGGCTGAGATACCCTCTGTTGTCGGCATTGGAGCATCCCCAACTCCGGATACGAATCTTGATCCAGATACCAAAACTGACAACAATGTGACGCCCAACA CCTCCagttcagctccagctcctactcccgctcccgcatatttgtttgtttag
- the LOC117189508 gene encoding actin-related protein 4-like isoform X3, with protein sequence MNGGNMLYGGDEIGALVFDPGHHSLRVGYAQEDSPKAEIPSVVGIGASPTPDTNLDPDTKTDNNVTPNSLVRHYVLVIPPAASSSAPAPTPAPAYLFV encoded by the exons ATGAATGGAGGCAACATGCTATATGGCGGCGACGAAATTGGAGCCTTAGTTTTCGATCCAGGGCACCATTCGTTGCGTGTGGGCTACGCGCAAGAGGATTCGCCGAAGGCTGAGATACCCTCTGTTGTCGGCATTGGAGCATCCCCAACTCCGGATACGAATCTTGATCCAGATACCAAAACTGACAACAATGTGACGCCCAACA GCCTTGTCCGCCACTACGTCCTCGTTATCCCGCCTGCAGCCTCCagttcagctccagctcctactcccgctcccgcatatttgtttgtttag
- the LOC117189505 gene encoding uncharacterized protein LOC117189505 isoform X2, whose amino-acid sequence MADPKNEMGTEAGTAMDSESGRDSSVSPMEINISNTNCNSMIVLNDLRLLELITKYPFLYSKAAQPEQDSEYDEWAWNQISKEFNASYENLPLSAPFSPDELQWRWILLLPTMGTLSKAKGQIPFQLWSLVTEIERSLSTENLEPPRDLNMAQNFLLTQLPLVEAMTLNERRRLEVEFLDILFQHEVPLGPEEQATVKTEYDEFLRSVRVKELPISALAQLSLDGPQYKRVQPKIAHTFAIPGPRPKTNLAISSVSGGQDLINVPTATVFIPIQAFTSNVVGPINPAPDVSTPLDINVIGAKKEPVECPPSVSPPLDIKTEVEVALAAIEMENVRENNPEEAQEKSPEKNRTPVEKPDDATLNPNPRYIPIKSAKYYTKKLLVRVKRIDQDEYLPLSSMAKRPKKRESMYIKCT is encoded by the exons ATGGCTGATCCGAAAAACGAAATGGGTACCGAAGCTGGCACAGCAATGGACAGCGAAAGCGGTAGAGACTCCTCAGTCAGCCCAATGGAAATAAATATATCCAACACAAATTGCAATTCGATGATAGTTTTGAACGATTTACGTCTGCTGGAGCTGATAACCAAGTATCCTTTTCTGTATAGTAAAGCAGCGCAGCCGGAACAGGACTCGGAATACGACGAGTGGGCCTGGAATCAGATTTCGAAGGAGTTTAATGCCAGCTACGAGAACTTGCCGCTGAGTGCCCCCTTCTCGCCAGACGAGCTGCAGTGGCGTTGGATCTTGCTGCTACCGACCATGGGCACCCTTTCGAAGGCGAAGGGACAAATTCCCTTTCAACTGTGGTCCCTTGTGACGGAGATCGAACGCTCGCTAAGTACAGAAAATTTGGAACCACCCAGGGACTTGAATATGGCCCAGAACTTTCTACTCACTCAGCTGCCATTGGTGGAGGCCATGACGCTCAATGAGCGTCGGCGACTGGAAGTCGAGTTCCTCGATATCTTATTCCAACACGAAGTACCACTGGGTCCCGAAGAGCAGGCCACAGTCAAGACCGAATACGATGAATTCCTCAGATCTGTTCGGGTCAAGGAGCTGCCCATATCGGCTCTGGCACAACTCTCGCTTGATGGTCCTCAGTACAAACGAGTCCAACCAAAAATCGCACACACTTTTGCCATCCCAGGTCCCCGTCCCAAAACCAATCTGGCCATTAGCAGTGTGTCTGGTGGCCAGGATCTCATTAATGTCCCGACGGCGACTGTTTTCATACCGATTCAAGCTTTCACGAGCAATGTGGTTGGACCCATTAATCCCGCGCCGGACGTTTCGACACCGCTTGATATCAATGTGATTGGTGCCAAGAAGGAACCCGTTGAGTGCCCGCCGTCTGTTTCACCACCGCTGGACATTAAGACAGAGGTGGAG GTGGCCCTTGCGGCAATTGAGATGGAAAATGTACGGGAAAATAACCCAGAAGAGGCACAAGAGAAATCACCGGAGAAAAACCGCACTCCCGTGGAGAAGCCCGATGATGCCACTCTAAATCCTAATCCGCGGTATATACCGATCAAGAGCGCCAAGTACTACACAAAGAAGCTACTCGTTCGGGTGAAGCGCATTGATCAGGACGAGTATTTGCCGCTGTCCAGCATGGCAAAGCGCCCAAAGAAACGTGAATCCATGTACATCAAATGCACAtaa
- the LOC117189508 gene encoding actin-related protein 4-like isoform X2, whose translation MNGGNMLYGGDEIGALVFDPGHHSLRVGYAQEDSPKAEIPSVVGIGASPTPDTNLDPDTKTDNNVTPNRGLVRHYVLVIPPAASSSAPAPTPAPAYLFV comes from the exons ATGAATGGAGGCAACATGCTATATGGCGGCGACGAAATTGGAGCCTTAGTTTTCGATCCAGGGCACCATTCGTTGCGTGTGGGCTACGCGCAAGAGGATTCGCCGAAGGCTGAGATACCCTCTGTTGTCGGCATTGGAGCATCCCCAACTCCGGATACGAATCTTGATCCAGATACCAAAACTGACAACAATGTGACGCCCAACA GAGGCCTTGTCCGCCACTACGTCCTCGTTATCCCGCCTGCAGCCTCCagttcagctccagctcctactcccgctcccgcatatttgtttgtttag
- the LOC117189508 gene encoding actin-related protein 4-like isoform X1 — protein MNGGNMLYGGDEIGALVFDPGHHSLRVGYAQEDSPKAEIPSVVGIGASPTPDTNLDPDTKTDNNVTPNISFHMISHEALSATTSSLSRLQPPVQLQLLLPLPHICLFSY, from the exons ATGAATGGAGGCAACATGCTATATGGCGGCGACGAAATTGGAGCCTTAGTTTTCGATCCAGGGCACCATTCGTTGCGTGTGGGCTACGCGCAAGAGGATTCGCCGAAGGCTGAGATACCCTCTGTTGTCGGCATTGGAGCATCCCCAACTCCGGATACGAATCTTGATCCAGATACCAAAACTGACAACAATGTGACGCCCAACA TATCATTTCACATGATTTCACATGAGGCCTTGTCCGCCACTACGTCCTCGTTATCCCGCCTGCAGCCTCCagttcagctccagctcctactcccgctcccgcatatttgtttgtttagttACTAG